The following are encoded in a window of Periplaneta americana isolate PAMFEO1 chromosome 13, P.americana_PAMFEO1_priV1, whole genome shotgun sequence genomic DNA:
- the sds22 gene encoding protein phosphatase 1 regulatory subunit 7, with the protein MAESSADDASKGETNPGLQSSVSVDTCPSMEEADDREEDDKPKEILIVDPDTDELDMNHQRIGKLENLEPLTKVERLYFRWNFIKKIENLETLVTLRELELYDNQITCIENLDSLVNLEILDLSFNRIREIKGLENLHNLEKLFLCANKISRIENVNHLKKLTLLELGDNKIRVIENLEGLDNLKCLYLGKNKITKIQNLETLKTLDVLSLQCNRLTKIENLETLTELDQLYLSENGLTRIEGLDKNLKMTTLDLANNKIRVIENVDHLAMLEEFWMNDNLVDDWTSIETLNSNKKLVTIYLEHNPVFKDPNYRRKIKISLPWVSQIDATLCR; encoded by the exons ATGGCAG AGTCCTCCGCAGATGATGCCAGCAAAGGAGAGACAAATCCAGGACTCCAGTCATCAGTTAGTGTTGATACCTGTCCCAGCATGGAGGAAGCTGATGATC GTGAAGAAGATGATAAACCTAAGGAGATCTTGATAGTGGATCCTGATACTGAC GAGCTGGACATGAATCACCAGAGGATTGGGAAGCTAGAGAACTTGGAGCCACTCACCAAGGTGGAGCGCCTCTACTTCCGGTGGAATTTCATTAAGAAGATTGAGAATCTGGAGACTTTGGTGACACTACGAGAACTGGAGCTGTATGACAACCAGATCACTTGCATAGAGAATCTGGACAGCCTCGTGAATCTGGA AATCCTTGATTTGTCCTTCAATCGGATTCGTGAAATCAAAGGACTGGAGAACCTTCACAACTTGGAGAAGCTGTTTTTGTGTGCCAACAAGATATCACGCATTGAGAATGTGAATCATCTCAAGAAACTGACACTATTGGAGCTTGGGGACAACAAAATCCGG GTAATAGAGAATTTGGAAGGACTCGACAATTTGAAGTGCCTGTACCTTGGAAAAAACAAGATTACAAAAATCCAGAACCTTGAGACATTGAAAACTCTAGATGTTCTCAGTCTGCAG TGCAACCGGTTGACCAAGATTGAAAACTTGGAGACTCTGACTGAACTTGATCAGTTGTACTTGTCTGAGAATGGACTCACCAGAATTGAAGGGCTTGACAAGAATTTGAAAATGACTACTCTGGATCTTGCAAACAACAAGATTCGTGTTATTGAGAATGTGGACCACCTCGCAATGTTGGAAGAGTTTTGG ATGAATGACAACCTCGTGGATGACTGGACAAGTATTGAAACCTTGAATAGCAATAAGAAGCTAGTTACTATCTATCTGGAGCACAATCCAGTCTTCAAAGATCCAAACTACCGGCGCAAAATCAAGATCTCACTTCCTTGGGTCTCCCAGATTGACGCGACACTATGCAGGTGA